A part of Ooceraea biroi isolate clonal line C1 chromosome 10, Obir_v5.4, whole genome shotgun sequence genomic DNA contains:
- the LOC105278309 gene encoding FAD synthase isoform X1, producing MDQCTASLIVVGDEILRGQIVDTNTSYLARNLTAAGVRLERVTVVPDVVDHIAKEINNVSNQHAIIFTSGGVGPTHDDVTYEAVAKAFGLKLELHEELLDIYARLIPDKQEIKRLAVAPSSCKVIHVNATENFPIISVKNVYVLPGSPKYFEPAVDAIIPRLDGCTPLSHEHIDIELNELSIVNILDKQAERWKGKVKIGSYPQSEPRSYTRITLEGAREAVAEAKEEFLYYLPMQKIMNLEFGFGKFQMNAVLEDSKNEAHVKNALDILNECYDKYKADEIFISFNGGKDCTVVLHLAAVIAKSRNISPLLCLYVTADSFPEIDAFVESAARYYALKIIRKPRPIRVALSALLEENCNLKASLMGTRKGDPGSENLQPFTLTDPGWPQLMRVNPILNWSYSQVWTFLLTHNVPYCSLYDQGYTSIGSRSTTTRNPLLKDPNNPSSYLPAYTLIDKSAEREGRA from the exons ATGGATCAGTGCACGGCGAGCTTGATAGTCGTGGGAGATGAGATCTTGCGCGGGCAAATAGTCGACACGAACACGTCGTACCTGGCGAGAAATTTAACTGCTGCTGGAGTGAGATTGGAGAGAGTCACAGTGGTCCCTGATGTC GTGGACCACATTGCtaaggaaataaataatgtctcAAATCAGCACGCTATCATATTTACGTCCGGCGGTGTTGGCCCGACTCACGACGACGTTACTTACGAAGCTGTAGCAAAAGCTTTCGGACTGAAGCTCGAATTACATGAGGAGCTGCTTGATATATACGCTCGCCTGATACCTGATAAGCAAGAGATAAAACGACTTGCCGTTGCGCCCAGTTCTTGCAAAGTTATTCACGTCAATGCAACTG AGAATTTTCCGATAATAAGCGTAAAAAATGTCTACGTATTACCTGGTTCTCCAAAATATTTCGAGCCTGCCGTGGACGCGATAATTCCTCGATTGGATGGATGCACACCGCTGAGCCACGAACATATAGATATCGAATTAAACGAACTGTCTATAGTAAACATCCTAGACAAACAAGCAGAACGCTGGAAGGGCAAAGTGAAGATCGGCAGCTATCCTCAATCAGAACCGCGATCTTATACGAGAATCACCTTGGAAGGAGCTCGGGAGGCAGTTGCAGAGGCGAAGGAGGAATTTCTGTATTATCTGCCGATgcaaaaaattatgaatttggAATTCGGATTCGGCAAATTTCAAATGAATGCCGTTTTGGAGGACAGCAAGAATGAAGCACATGTTAAGAATGCTTTGGACATATTAAATGAATGCTACGAcaa GTACAAAGcggatgaaatttttattagctTCAATGGCGGCAAGGATTGCACAGTGGTGTTGCATTTAGCTGCCGTCATTGCCAAGTCACGCAACATCTCGCCCCTGTTGTGCTTGTATGTGACCGCCGATTCTTTTCCGGAG ATAGATGCGTTTGTGGAATCAGCTGCTCGGTATTATGCCTTGAAGATAATACGGAAGCCGCGGCCAATACGAGTCGCGTTGTCCGCGCTACTGGAAGAAAATTGCAACTTGAAAGCGAGTTTGATGGGCACGAGGAAAGGCGATCCGGGTTCGGAAAATCTGCAACCGTTCACACTCACTGATCCGGGCTGGCCGCAGTTGATGCGCGTCAATCCTATCTTGAACTGGTCGTACAGTCAAGTGTGGACGTTTCTGTTAACGCACAATGTCCCCTATTGCTCGCTCTACGATCAAGGATATACGAGTATCGGTAGTAGAAGTACCACAACGCGGAATCCGTTGTTGAAGGACCCCAACAATCCGTCGTCTTACCTACCGGCGTATACTTTGATCGATAAATCCGCCGAGAGAGAGGGCAGAGCATGA
- the LOC105278310 gene encoding opsin, ultraviolet-sensitive: MFNGSIRWEARVLSAGPPRLLGWNVPAEELVHIPEHWLVYPEPNPSLHYLLAILYIVFTFVALLGNGLVLWIFCAAKSLRTPSNMFVVNLAFCDFMMMLKTPIFIYNSFNTGFATGHLGCQIFAFIGSLSGIGAGMTNAAIAYDRYSTIARPLDGKLSRGQVLLFIILIWTYTIPWALMPLMQVWGRFVPEGFLTSCTFDYLTDTAETRYFVATIFTFSYCIPMVLVIYYYSQMVSHVVNHEKALREQAKKMNVESLRSNANTNAQSTEIRIAKAALTICFLFILSWTPYGVLAMIGAFGNKALLTPGVTMIPACACKFVACLDPYVYAISHPRYRLELQKRLPWLELQEKPPTDTQSTTTEMVNSPSS, from the exons ATGTTCAACGGAAGTATTCGTTGGGAGGCGAGAGTTCTATCAGCAGGCCCACCACGCTTGCTGGGGTGGAACGTTCCTGCCGAGGAATTGGTCCATATACCGGAACACTGGCTGGTCTACCCCGAGCCCAACCCCTCCCTTCACTATTTATTGGCCATTCTGTATATAGTTTTCACTTTCGTCGCGCTACTCGGAAACGGACTGGTCCTATGGATATTCTGCGC AGCCAAATCGCTGAGGACTCCTTCGAACATGTTCGTTGTGAATCTGGCGTTCTGCGACTTTATGATGATGCTGAAAACACCCATATTCATTTATAACTCCTTCAATACTGGATTCGCTACGGGTCATTTGGGCTGTCAGATCTTTGCCTTTATCGGGTCGCTCAGCGGGATCGGAGCTGGCATGACGAATGCTGCCATTGCATATGATAGATATAG taCTATAGCTCGGCCACTCGATGGAAAGTTATCGCGCGGTCAAGTACTGCTCTTCATCATCCTCATCTGGACGTACACGATTCCGTGGGCCTTGATGCCGCTGATGCAAGTTTGGGGCCGCTTTGTGCCCGAGGGTTTCCTGACGAGCTGCACTTTCGATTATTTGACTGATACAGCTGAGACACGCTATTTTGTGGCAACGATATTCACCTTCTCCTACTGCATACCGATGGTCCTcgtcatatattattacagtCAAATGGTTAGTCATGTTGTCAATCACGAGAAAGCGCTGCGTGAACAGGCAAAGAAGATGAATGTCGAGAGTCTGAGAAGCAACGCGAATACAAATGCTCAAAGTACAGAAATACGTATAGCCAAG GCTGCGCTTACAATctgctttctttttattctgtCGTGGACTCCGTATGGTGTTCTCGCGATGATTGGTGCTTTCGGGAACAAGGCGCTATTAACTCCTGGCGTTACGATGATACCAGCATGCGCCTGTAAATTCGTGGCCTGCTTGGATCCATACGTGTACGCCATCAGCCATCCAAGATACAG GCTGGAACTGCAAAAACGATTACCGTGGCTGGAGCTGCAAGAGAAACCGCCTACCGACACGCAGAGCACCACGACTGAGATGGTGAACTCACCATCGTCCTAA